Proteins co-encoded in one Acidobacteriota bacterium genomic window:
- a CDS encoding PQQ-binding-like beta-propeller repeat protein, whose protein sequence is MMYMPLRNVCANMRAEGPDSTSIYAIQWRARIAPGTDQVGSVHAISAETGVSAWVHEQRAATMSLVATGGGLVFGGDVNGRFRAFDDTTGEILWEINLGSPVSGFPITYAVDGRQYVAVSTGTARFINLTPELHPSDGNNLFVFALPE, encoded by the coding sequence ATGATGTACATGCCGCTGCGCAACGTCTGCGCGAACATGCGGGCGGAGGGTCCGGACAGCACGTCGATCTACGCGATCCAGTGGCGGGCGCGCATCGCGCCCGGGACCGATCAGGTGGGCTCCGTGCATGCCATCTCGGCCGAGACCGGGGTCTCCGCCTGGGTCCACGAGCAGCGCGCGGCGACCATGTCGCTGGTCGCGACCGGCGGCGGGTTGGTCTTCGGGGGCGACGTCAACGGGCGCTTCCGCGCGTTCGACGACACCACGGGGGAGATCCTCTGGGAGATCAACCTCGGCTCGCCGGTCTCCGGCTTCCCGATCACCTATGCCGTCGACGGCCGGCAGTACGTGGCGGTCAGCACCGGCACGGCGCGCTTCATCAACCTGACCCCGGAGCTGCATCCGAGCGACGGAAACAACCTGTTCGTGTTCGCACTGCCCGAGTAG
- a CDS encoding metallohydrolase, which yields MRRLYPDLWQTAQQKQFSTLTVHAYLLDRPVGNALFYNPRSSGDFAAVADLGGITHHYLSHCHEVGDGLPGVAERFDSKLCCHAGMEPYLANTMPADVYFDSPDRELHAGGVEVIHTPGHTDNSVCYRYRSPHGRTYLFPGDTLYLDHGEWATLVVSQDGGNRRDLARSLALLRTLDVDVIICSVSIGDMKIVEVTRPEWWRIIDDLMRRLAISNHQA from the coding sequence ATGAGACGACTCTATCCGGACCTGTGGCAGACGGCCCAACAGAAGCAGTTCTCCACGCTGACCGTGCATGCGTACCTGCTCGACCGACCTGTCGGCAATGCCCTGTTCTACAACCCGCGAAGCTCCGGTGATTTCGCAGCGGTCGCCGACCTTGGCGGGATCACCCACCACTACCTGAGCCATTGCCACGAAGTCGGCGACGGGCTGCCGGGCGTCGCGGAGCGCTTCGATTCGAAGTTGTGCTGTCACGCCGGCATGGAGCCGTATCTTGCCAACACGATGCCCGCGGACGTGTACTTCGATTCGCCCGACAGGGAGCTTCACGCCGGTGGTGTCGAAGTGATCCACACGCCCGGCCACACGGACAACAGCGTGTGCTATCGCTACCGCTCGCCGCACGGACGGACGTACCTGTTCCCAGGCGACACTCTCTACCTGGACCACGGAGAGTGGGCCACCCTCGTGGTTTCTCAAGACGGGGGGAACCGCCGAGACCTGGCCCGAAGTCTCGCGCTGCTGCGTACTCTGGATGTCGACGTGATCATCTGCAGCGTGTCCATCGGCGACATGAAGATCGTCGAGGTAACTCGCCCGGAGTGGTGGAGAATCATCGACGACTTGATGCGGCGTCTGGCGATATCCAATCACCAGGCCTAG
- a CDS encoding NYN domain-containing protein gives MRNGGSVRVGVYVDTDNITRNGGRGLRYDVLREFACRDGADALRLNSYTSFDRERAHTDEDYKRNVQSFQAALRDFGYKVIVKHVKWYINEDGKRLGKANSDLDMAVDVLLEARNIDRVLLATGDGDFTKVARALQNMGCRVEVVAFDNISGDLRREADMFVSGYLVPGLLPGESRGPDWGDEGSRVRGLCHWYDSIKGFGFIRYLRSFTGPLWVTDTTREDSPYASTFVHSSELQRAGINTQELPSRRLILEFTLRPSPTKPGELTAQEIALVPRPTVRDPRPAPVPGRGYGGPDAPARGGYGHADTAARGFGNADTADRSQGNSEATASRGAGDAGAEPTR, from the coding sequence ATCCGGAACGGAGGGAGCGTGCGAGTCGGTGTCTACGTCGATACGGATAACATCACGAGGAACGGGGGCCGGGGCCTCCGCTACGACGTTCTGCGGGAGTTCGCGTGCCGCGACGGAGCGGACGCGCTGCGGCTGAATTCATACACGTCCTTCGACCGCGAGCGGGCCCATACCGACGAGGACTACAAGCGCAACGTGCAGAGCTTCCAGGCGGCGTTGCGCGACTTCGGCTACAAGGTCATCGTCAAGCACGTCAAGTGGTACATCAACGAGGACGGCAAGCGCCTCGGAAAGGCCAACAGCGACCTCGACATGGCGGTCGACGTGCTGCTGGAGGCCCGCAACATCGACCGCGTGCTGCTGGCGACCGGAGACGGCGATTTCACCAAGGTCGCGCGTGCGTTGCAGAACATGGGTTGCCGGGTCGAGGTGGTGGCCTTCGACAACATATCGGGCGACCTGCGGCGCGAGGCGGACATGTTCGTCTCCGGGTACCTGGTTCCGGGACTGCTGCCCGGGGAATCGCGGGGCCCCGACTGGGGCGACGAGGGATCGCGGGTCCGCGGACTCTGCCACTGGTACGACTCGATCAAGGGATTCGGCTTCATCCGCTATCTGCGCTCGTTCACGGGCCCCCTGTGGGTCACCGACACGACACGCGAGGACTCGCCCTACGCGTCGACCTTCGTGCACAGCAGCGAGTTGCAGCGGGCGGGCATCAACACGCAGGAGCTGCCGAGCCGGCGGCTGATCCTGGAGTTCACGCTGCGTCCGTCGCCCACGAAGCCGGGCGAGCTGACCGCCCAGGAGATTGCCCTCGTCCCCAGGCCGACCGTCCGCGACCCGCGGCCCGCGCCCGTGCCCGGCCGCGGTTACGGGGGCCCGGATGCGCCGGCCCGTGGGGGATACGGGCATGCCGACACCGCAGCTCGCGGGTTCGGGAATGCCGACACCGCCGACCGGAGCCAGGGAAACAGCGAAGCCACGGCGAGCCGAGGCGCCGGGGACGCCGGCGCCGAGCCCACGCGCTGA
- a CDS encoding DUF1553 domain-containing protein, whose protein sequence is MPATPLCAPPHFSIRAGGWGLLRTGGGSRLPLNAMLRKTMRLSLCLLALVASSTAFAWLGRPVAAQAPPAAGQAPDAAQAEFFESAIRPLLADNCHACHSAQIGTPFGGLRLDSRDGLLAGGDSGPVIVPGRPDESPLVQRLHGRPMLMPPLGPLADDDIAAITRWVEMGAPWPEATLAAAGADPPDPSAPFDLPERRRTHWAWQPVQAGEPAVDDDAWPATPVDRFVLAALDEAGLAPAPDADRAALVRRLSFDLRGLPPTPAEIARFAGDDSRSAYADLVDRFLESPHFGERWARHWMDLFRYSESHGSEGDPDIPFAWRYRDYLIRAFNDDVPYDRLIREHLAGDLLPDPRLAADGRTNESMIGPANFRLIEHGFQPVDPWEDRVKWTDNQVDVASKAFLGLTVSCARCHDHKFDAISQKDYYSFFGTLYGARPTVRAVDSQAVLETNRDALAALKADIRGLLAAAWGAAAESVGDELLAGLEPAADEADGAEDADADRVDEAEAGPAPDPASGSVLAAWQALAEVDAADFPGAWRELRAHWDAEIADRERYNAEHFEPKWDLTGPDYAEMVGHGTGLTATPSKPGEFAIEQRGDLLLTGIYPGGAYTHLLSTKHPGVIQTPSFEIDSDYISFRVMGGDLSFVNLIIENYAVPRGGIYHLRHSPKTDEMGWVQWDTEFWKGFSAYIEFATQDDATRFQLDPEDSQLRHRPTRRGDGRSFIGASRIVFHDEKRTPKETVVPILSLLGGDAEDAASAAPAEPASREELAALIAHRAGEAVAAWRDDRLSEQQAVLLDELVRADLLTRSLEELVDLRAPVAEYRLLERDVPVARRAPGVIDEAAPDQPLLVRGNHRNLGEPVPRGFLTAVDSRQYPEPGLVRLHLAEAVTAPDNPLTARVAVNRVWRYLFGYGIVRTVDNFGRLGDPPSHPALLDYLAAGFVDDGYSMKRLVRRLVLSRAYRMSSQASARAAEVDPSNRLLQHANLRRLDAEAIRDAMLSISGRFDPTMYGPSVPVHYAARRGLTQGDPNNGPVDGDGRRSIYQEIRRNAHNPFLEVFDLPKPATTRGQRDTTNVPAQSLALLNSPFVIGQAAEWGRRLAEGEATSVDGRVTHMFAKALARPPSETERARVADYLNAVATERGVDRSLLLYDAAVWQDVAHSLFNLKEFIFIP, encoded by the coding sequence ATGCCGGCAACGCCCCTTTGCGCGCCGCCACATTTCAGTATACGCGCCGGTGGCTGGGGGTTGCTCCGGACGGGTGGCGGTAGTAGATTGCCCCTGAACGCCATGCTCAGGAAAACAATGCGGCTGTCACTGTGCCTGCTCGCGCTCGTTGCGTCGAGCACGGCCTTCGCCTGGCTCGGTCGTCCCGTCGCGGCGCAGGCCCCGCCTGCGGCCGGGCAGGCGCCGGACGCGGCGCAGGCGGAGTTCTTCGAATCCGCCATCCGCCCCCTGCTGGCCGACAACTGTCACGCGTGTCACAGCGCGCAGATCGGCACGCCGTTCGGCGGCCTTCGGCTCGACAGCCGGGACGGACTGCTGGCGGGCGGCGACTCGGGACCGGTGATCGTGCCCGGCCGCCCGGACGAGAGCCCGCTGGTGCAGCGCCTGCACGGCCGGCCGATGCTGATGCCGCCGCTCGGACCGCTTGCCGACGACGACATCGCCGCGATCACGAGGTGGGTCGAGATGGGAGCGCCGTGGCCCGAGGCGACCCTGGCCGCCGCCGGGGCGGATCCGCCGGACCCGTCCGCGCCGTTCGACCTGCCGGAGCGCCGGCGCACGCACTGGGCGTGGCAGCCGGTGCAGGCCGGCGAGCCCGCCGTCGATGACGACGCGTGGCCCGCGACGCCGGTCGACCGGTTCGTTCTCGCCGCCCTCGACGAGGCCGGGCTCGCACCGGCCCCGGACGCCGACCGCGCCGCGCTCGTCCGCCGCCTGTCGTTCGACCTGCGCGGGCTGCCCCCGACCCCGGCCGAAATCGCCCGGTTCGCCGGCGACGACTCGCGGTCGGCCTATGCGGACCTGGTCGACCGCTTTCTCGAATCGCCCCACTTCGGCGAGCGCTGGGCGCGCCACTGGATGGACCTGTTCCGCTACAGCGAGTCGCACGGCAGCGAGGGCGACCCCGACATCCCGTTCGCCTGGCGCTACCGCGACTACCTCATCCGCGCGTTCAACGACGACGTGCCCTACGACCGGTTGATCCGCGAGCACCTGGCCGGCGACCTGCTGCCGGACCCGCGCCTCGCCGCGGACGGGCGGACCAACGAGTCGATGATCGGCCCGGCCAACTTCCGGCTCATCGAGCACGGCTTCCAGCCGGTCGATCCCTGGGAGGATCGCGTCAAGTGGACCGACAACCAGGTGGACGTGGCGTCGAAGGCGTTCCTGGGCCTGACCGTGTCGTGCGCCCGCTGCCACGACCACAAGTTCGACGCGATCAGCCAGAAGGACTACTACTCGTTCTTCGGCACGCTGTACGGCGCGCGGCCGACGGTGCGCGCCGTCGACTCGCAGGCCGTCCTCGAAACGAACCGGGACGCGCTTGCGGCGCTGAAGGCGGACATTCGCGGCCTGCTCGCCGCTGCGTGGGGCGCGGCGGCCGAGTCCGTCGGTGACGAGCTGCTGGCCGGGCTGGAGCCGGCGGCGGATGAGGCCGACGGTGCGGAGGATGCCGACGCGGATCGCGTAGACGAAGCGGAGGCGGGTCCGGCGCCCGACCCGGCATCCGGCAGCGTCCTCGCGGCGTGGCAGGCGCTGGCCGAGGTCGATGCCGCCGATTTCCCGGGGGCCTGGCGCGAGCTGCGCGCGCACTGGGACGCCGAGATCGCCGACCGCGAGCGCTACAACGCCGAGCACTTCGAGCCGAAGTGGGATCTGACCGGTCCCGACTACGCCGAGATGGTCGGCCACGGCACCGGCCTCACGGCCACGCCCTCGAAGCCCGGCGAGTTCGCCATCGAGCAGCGCGGCGACCTGCTGCTGACCGGGATCTATCCGGGCGGCGCCTACACGCACCTGCTGTCGACGAAGCATCCCGGCGTCATCCAGACCCCCAGCTTCGAGATCGACAGCGACTACATCAGCTTCCGCGTGATGGGCGGCGACCTCAGCTTCGTGAATCTCATCATCGAGAACTACGCGGTGCCGCGCGGCGGCATCTACCACCTGCGCCACAGCCCGAAGACCGACGAGATGGGCTGGGTGCAGTGGGACACCGAGTTCTGGAAGGGCTTCAGCGCCTACATCGAGTTCGCGACCCAGGACGACGCCACGCGGTTCCAGCTCGACCCCGAGGACAGCCAGTTGCGGCACCGGCCGACGCGGCGGGGTGACGGACGGTCGTTCATCGGCGCCAGCCGCATCGTGTTCCACGACGAGAAGCGGACGCCGAAGGAGACGGTCGTTCCCATCCTCTCGCTGCTGGGTGGTGACGCGGAGGACGCGGCGTCGGCAGCGCCGGCCGAGCCGGCGTCCCGCGAAGAGCTGGCCGCGCTGATCGCCCACCGGGCGGGAGAGGCGGTCGCCGCCTGGCGGGACGACCGGCTCAGCGAGCAGCAGGCGGTGTTGCTGGACGAGCTCGTGCGGGCCGACCTGCTGACCCGCTCGCTGGAGGAGCTGGTCGACTTGCGCGCGCCGGTGGCCGAGTACCGGCTGCTGGAGCGGGACGTGCCGGTGGCGCGCCGCGCGCCGGGCGTCATCGACGAGGCGGCCCCGGATCAGCCCCTGCTGGTGCGAGGCAACCACAGGAACCTCGGCGAGCCGGTGCCGCGCGGGTTCCTCACCGCGGTCGACAGCCGGCAGTATCCCGAGCCGGGGCTGGTCCGGTTGCACCTCGCCGAGGCGGTCACCGCCCCCGACAACCCGCTCACGGCGCGCGTGGCCGTCAACCGGGTGTGGCGCTACCTGTTCGGCTACGGCATCGTGCGCACCGTCGACAACTTCGGCCGGCTCGGCGATCCGCCGTCGCATCCCGCCCTGCTCGACTACCTGGCGGCCGGCTTCGTCGACGACGGCTACTCGATGAAGCGGCTCGTCCGCCGCCTGGTCCTCAGCCGGGCCTATCGGATGAGCAGCCAGGCATCGGCCAGGGCCGCCGAGGTCGACCCGTCCAACCGGCTGCTGCAGCACGCCAACCTGCGGCGCCTCGACGCCGAGGCAATCCGCGACGCGATGCTCTCGATCTCCGGTCGCTTCGACCCGACGATGTACGGGCCGTCGGTGCCGGTGCACTACGCGGCGCGGCGCGGCCTGACCCAGGGCGATCCGAACAACGGCCCGGTGGACGGCGACGGGCGGCGGAGCATCTACCAGGAGATCCGGCGCAACGCGCACAACCCGTTCCTGGAGGTCTTCGACCTGCCGAAGCCGGCGACGACCCGCGGCCAGCGGGACACGACGAACGTGCCGGCCCAGTCGCTCGCGCTGCTCAACAGCCCGTTCGTCATCGGACAGGCGGCCGAGTGGGGCCGGCGGCTCGCCGAGGGCGAGGCGACGTCGGTGGACGGGCGCGTCACGCACATGTTCGCCAAGGCGCTCGCCCGCCCGCCGTCGGAGACCGAGCGCGCCCGCGTCGCCGACTACCTGAACGCCGTGGCCACAGAGCGGGGCGTCGACCGGTCGCTGCTGCTCTACGACGCCGCGGTGTGGCAGGACGTCGCGCACAGCCTGTTCAACCTGAAGGAGTTCATCTTCATTCCGTAG
- a CDS encoding isoprenylcysteine carboxylmethyltransferase family protein — MESVFGQCRCIRLCWRCADAVAGFAAHVSTERAATGRARVRVRQARATMADDQTFRLILALGMAAFLPVALYHRIRSQASREKLDRRQEGLFILLTLRPCGLAAMGGLVAFVLDPAWMSWASVPLPAALRWAGAAIGLPAVALGIWTFRSLGRNITDTVVTRREHALVTSGPYRYVRHPFYVTTALAFAANALTTANWFIALTGFAALALLVIRTATEEGKLVERFGDDYRRYMARTGRFFPRLRSAPPAPE; from the coding sequence ATGGAGTCCGTGTTCGGCCAGTGCCGGTGCATACGATTATGCTGGAGGTGTGCGGACGCGGTCGCGGGTTTCGCGGCGCACGTGAGCACAGAGCGGGCTGCGACCGGGCGAGCCCGAGTTCGCGTCCGACAGGCGCGCGCAACGATGGCTGACGACCAGACCTTCCGGCTGATCCTCGCCCTCGGGATGGCGGCCTTCCTGCCGGTCGCCCTCTACCACCGGATCCGGTCGCAGGCGAGCCGGGAGAAGCTCGACCGTCGTCAGGAGGGACTGTTCATCCTCCTCACGTTGCGCCCGTGCGGGCTGGCGGCGATGGGCGGCCTCGTGGCTTTCGTCCTCGACCCGGCCTGGATGTCCTGGGCCTCCGTACCGCTGCCCGCCGCGCTGCGCTGGGCCGGCGCGGCGATCGGTCTACCCGCCGTGGCGCTCGGCATCTGGACGTTTCGCAGCCTCGGCCGGAACATCACCGACACCGTCGTCACTCGACGCGAGCACGCGCTGGTAACGAGCGGCCCGTACCGCTACGTCCGCCACCCGTTCTACGTCACCACCGCCCTGGCGTTCGCCGCCAACGCCCTCACCACGGCGAACTGGTTCATCGCGCTGACGGGCTTCGCCGCCCTGGCCCTGCTGGTGATCCGGACCGCGACCGAGGAAGGGAAGCTCGTCGAGCGTTTCGGCGACGACTACCGGCGCTACATGGCGCGGACGGGCCGCTTCTTCCCGCGCCTTCGGTCCGCGCCACCGGCGCCGGAGTAG
- a CDS encoding DUF1624 domain-containing protein produces MTGRRVASIDALRGLVMLLMLVDHVRETVYLHAQVGDPVDVTTTPAGLFFTRSLSHICAPVFIALTGIGAWFHGATHTRRETSVFLLERGAFLVLLEITVVGFAWTAEFPPSRFFLQVIWCIGICMIALAGLLHLSRGWQLAVGLLLVAGHHLLDGIVLTGESPFFVPWAILHQRDIIELGAGVTARTSYPVLPWIGVIVLGHATGPWFARIRAEGTTVRRLLTLGAALLVGFVALRWLNVYGDAPRFVSPDALTTLMSFLSLTKYPPSLLFLLATLGAGAVLLALFEATENRRITAAVATFGAAPMFFYVLHLYVLKAGYLAAYALYGPNQGEYLSVPNLGVLWLLAAALAVPLYFPTRGFARWKRRRRDLAWLRYF; encoded by the coding sequence ATGACCGGACGGCGAGTCGCGAGCATCGACGCCCTCCGGGGGCTCGTCATGCTGCTCATGCTGGTGGACCACGTGCGCGAGACGGTCTATCTGCACGCGCAGGTCGGCGATCCGGTGGACGTCACGACAACTCCGGCTGGGCTCTTCTTCACCCGTTCGCTGAGCCACATCTGCGCGCCGGTGTTCATCGCCCTGACCGGAATCGGCGCCTGGTTCCACGGCGCGACCCACACGCGGCGGGAGACCTCGGTGTTCCTGCTCGAGCGCGGCGCGTTCCTCGTGCTGCTCGAGATCACCGTCGTGGGGTTCGCCTGGACGGCGGAGTTTCCTCCCTCGAGGTTCTTCCTGCAGGTGATCTGGTGCATCGGCATCTGCATGATCGCGCTCGCGGGACTGCTGCACCTGAGCCGTGGCTGGCAGCTCGCGGTGGGGCTGCTGCTGGTTGCGGGGCATCACCTGCTCGACGGCATCGTCCTGACCGGCGAGTCCCCGTTTTTCGTTCCCTGGGCCATCCTGCACCAGCGCGACATCATCGAGCTCGGCGCCGGCGTGACCGCGCGAACGAGCTATCCCGTCCTCCCGTGGATCGGGGTCATCGTCCTCGGCCATGCGACGGGGCCGTGGTTCGCCCGCATCCGGGCCGAGGGAACGACGGTGCGCCGCCTCCTGACGCTGGGGGCCGCCCTGCTCGTCGGTTTCGTGGCGCTCCGCTGGCTGAACGTCTACGGCGACGCTCCCCGGTTCGTGAGCCCCGACGCGCTGACGACGCTGATGAGCTTCCTGTCCCTCACCAAGTACCCGCCGTCGCTGCTGTTCCTGCTGGCCACGCTGGGGGCCGGGGCGGTTCTGCTGGCGCTGTTCGAAGCAACCGAGAACCGGCGAATTACCGCGGCGGTCGCGACCTTCGGGGCGGCGCCGATGTTCTTCTACGTCCTCCACCTGTACGTGCTGAAGGCGGGCTACCTGGCCGCCTATGCCCTGTACGGGCCGAATCAGGGCGAGTACCTGAGCGTGCCGAACCTGGGCGTGCTGTGGCTCCTCGCCGCCGCGCTCGCTGTACCGCTGTACTTTCCGACCCGTGGATTCGCCCGCTGGAAGCGGAGGCGCAGGGATCTGGCCTGGCTGCGCTACTTTTGA
- a CDS encoding carboxypeptidase regulatory-like domain-containing protein, translated as MHGAHLIGPGRDARPPLDRVDRRAVRTLRPHVRADVAQRHVHHVGQRAVGAGLPVRYHVSVSDYNSFTNSILRRCHLAPPAARASQTGLPARGRGPGGIVAAQPFDRGAVLRKVGQRVDHGRFGPSVSMDVLDVGHVGSSASESGGEQCAARPARPDALAQSVPVKWGTQASYTPRMTSGTKWVVGNFAAVALATTFTSACGDEPSVPAGPTPTTVPPVTVEESGFTLSGTVSDGRMNGPVLAGATVRATPPGTAATTGSDGRYEVRNLSGAVTVSVGATHYKASETTEVTMDKDRTLDFVLEHTGNPPYQGTVFITPDLLGPADPTSLRDVTYTGRDARTIFDARVEEWIPRDVYLFEMRYSGGTLEFQVNPEFGSVDAARAEVDAYAPAIGRLPVALMSELVYVTINAGTELFRAAIGGSWHGGIIIHTGQGVEYTRDGFLEEVLFHEAGHVALDLDHASASGWRTAQEADSVFISDYARANPDREDVAESISAWFAVRYRAERLSESDRAAILTAIPNRSLYFDDLGFDMSPYQRSTRSAAPVLGEPWLQLRIWFPFEGSPIR; from the coding sequence ATGCACGGAGCCCACCTGATCGGTCCCGGGCGCGATGCGCGCCCGCCACTGGATCGCGTAGATCGACGTGCTGTCCGGACCCTCCGCCCGCATGTTCGCGCAGACGTTGCGCAGCGGCATGTACATCATGTTGGTCAGCGGGCTGTAGGCGCCGGCCTCCCAGTCCGGTATCACGTTAGCGTATCCGACTACAACTCATTCACCAACAGTATCTTACGGAGATGCCACCTCGCTCCGCCAGCCGCCCGTGCCAGCCAAACGGGCCTGCCAGCCAGGGGACGGGGTCCCGGTGGCATCGTTGCGGCGCAGCCGTTCGACCGCGGCGCGGTCCTTCGCAAGGTCGGGCAACGCGTAGATCATGGTCGTTTCGGGCCGAGTGTGTCCATGGACGTCCTGGACGTCGGCCACGTCGGTTCCAGCGCGTCGGAGTCTGGCGGCGAGCAATGCGCGGCCCGCCCGGCTCGCCCTGATGCACTGGCCCAGTCCGTTCCAGTCAAGTGGGGGACCCAGGCGAGCTATACTCCGAGGATGACCAGCGGCACGAAGTGGGTCGTCGGCAACTTTGCCGCCGTAGCGCTCGCCACGACGTTTACCAGCGCGTGCGGTGACGAGCCTTCGGTGCCTGCCGGCCCGACCCCGACGACCGTTCCGCCCGTGACCGTCGAGGAGTCTGGATTCACGCTGTCCGGCACCGTGAGCGACGGGCGGATGAACGGCCCCGTACTTGCTGGCGCGACGGTGCGGGCCACTCCTCCCGGCACTGCGGCAACAACCGGTTCCGACGGGCGGTACGAGGTTCGCAATCTCTCGGGCGCAGTCACGGTCAGTGTCGGCGCGACGCACTACAAAGCATCAGAGACGACCGAGGTGACGATGGATAAGGATCGCACCCTTGACTTCGTCCTTGAGCATACTGGGAACCCGCCGTACCAAGGGACGGTTTTCATCACGCCGGATCTTCTCGGGCCTGCGGATCCGACGTCGCTTCGAGATGTAACGTACACCGGGCGCGACGCTCGGACGATCTTTGATGCGCGCGTTGAAGAGTGGATTCCGCGCGACGTCTATCTGTTCGAGATGCGCTACTCCGGTGGCACGCTGGAGTTCCAGGTCAATCCGGAGTTTGGCAGCGTCGACGCGGCGCGGGCGGAAGTCGACGCGTACGCGCCGGCAATTGGGCGCTTGCCGGTCGCTCTCATGTCGGAATTGGTCTATGTCACGATCAACGCCGGGACGGAATTGTTCAGGGCCGCTATTGGCGGCAGTTGGCACGGGGGAATAATCATCCACACCGGCCAAGGGGTGGAGTACACGCGCGATGGGTTTCTCGAAGAGGTCCTGTTCCACGAAGCGGGGCACGTGGCGCTGGACCTTGACCATGCGAGCGCTTCGGGATGGCGCACGGCGCAGGAAGCGGACAGCGTCTTCATCTCGGATTACGCCCGCGCCAACCCGGACCGCGAAGACGTCGCAGAGAGCATTTCTGCGTGGTTTGCCGTCCGGTATCGTGCCGAGCGATTGTCCGAATCGGACCGGGCAGCGATTCTGACCGCTATACCGAACCGTTCGCTCTACTTCGACGACCTGGGCTTCGACATGTCGCCCTACCAGAGGTCAACGAGATCGGCTGCCCCCGTTCTTGGAGAGCCTTGGTTGCAGCTACGGATCTGGTTTCCGTTCGAGGGATCGCCCATTCGGTAG